The proteins below are encoded in one region of Shewanella algae:
- a CDS encoding ATP-dependent DNA helicase — translation MRNRLVSETALAFAPGGPLATNIRGFKPREQQLEMAREVAQLLHGSSGAAVPLVLEAGTGVGKTFGYLIPALLSGKQVIVSTGSKNLQEQLFYKDLPALLQMLDLQVRVALLKGRNNYLCQLLLEQQLNGAQSRSPEVLDDLLRINQWAAASTDGDLGTLATVSEQSPALALVASSKERCSGKRCAFYDSCFTRKARQKSLEARIIVVNHHLFFADRILKDTGFAELLPDADAVIFDEAHLLADIAVTYFGRQLSLAAMQRVLERVEAVYQQELRDTSQLSDLARRCGSRLADWAQMTQASGQSDWRPLLADKELARQCWQLLEEFRALERVMLANIGRSDELDDCLEKWLDYCRQLEQFFNCEDQSAAYSIEQGSRLPTLRMAPIDVAKACQALFEVQTRWLFTSATLQVNRSLNHFCRTLGLKGARELILDSPFDYRRQAILCVPRELGDVRSEGDYQFRRLLEVCEQAINAAKGRTFILFTSHRMLQRVAQALHGRSRYPLLVQGSAGKQTLLKKFRQLGNAVLLGTGSFWEGVDVRGKLLSCVIIDKLPFVSPDDNLYRARAAEISKRQGDPFMELALPQAVIALKQGVGRLIRDESDRGVLILCDNRIVNRSYGQAFLNSLPPMYRTRNLQSALSFLEGIG, via the coding sequence ATGCGTAATCGACTCGTCAGCGAAACGGCACTGGCCTTTGCCCCGGGCGGCCCTTTGGCCACCAATATCAGGGGCTTCAAGCCTAGGGAGCAACAACTGGAGATGGCCCGCGAAGTGGCCCAGTTACTCCATGGCTCAAGCGGCGCTGCAGTGCCTTTGGTGCTCGAAGCCGGCACAGGGGTTGGCAAGACCTTCGGTTATCTGATCCCGGCGCTGCTCTCCGGCAAGCAAGTGATTGTCTCCACCGGCTCAAAGAACCTGCAAGAACAGCTGTTTTATAAAGATCTGCCGGCCTTGCTGCAGATGCTGGATCTGCAAGTTAGGGTGGCCCTGCTCAAAGGGCGCAACAATTATCTGTGTCAGTTGTTGCTGGAGCAGCAGTTGAATGGCGCCCAGAGCCGCAGCCCGGAAGTGCTCGATGATCTGCTCAGGATAAATCAATGGGCCGCGGCCAGCACAGATGGCGATCTCGGTACTCTGGCCACGGTTTCCGAACAGTCGCCGGCACTGGCGCTGGTGGCTTCTTCGAAAGAGCGCTGCAGCGGCAAGCGCTGCGCCTTCTATGACAGCTGCTTTACCCGCAAGGCCAGACAGAAGAGCCTGGAAGCCAGGATTATCGTGGTTAACCATCATCTGTTTTTTGCCGACAGGATCCTCAAGGATACCGGCTTTGCCGAGTTGTTGCCTGATGCCGATGCGGTGATTTTCGATGAGGCTCACCTGCTTGCCGATATCGCCGTAACCTACTTTGGTCGCCAACTGTCGCTCGCGGCTATGCAGCGAGTGCTGGAACGGGTGGAGGCGGTATATCAACAGGAACTCAGGGATACTTCACAACTGAGCGATCTCGCCAGACGCTGCGGCTCCCGCCTGGCGGATTGGGCGCAGATGACCCAGGCTTCCGGGCAAAGCGACTGGCGTCCCTTGTTGGCCGATAAAGAACTTGCGAGGCAATGCTGGCAGCTGCTCGAAGAGTTTCGGGCGCTGGAGCGGGTAATGCTGGCCAATATCGGTCGCAGTGATGAACTGGATGATTGCCTGGAAAAATGGCTCGATTACTGTAGGCAGCTGGAGCAGTTTTTCAACTGTGAAGATCAAAGTGCGGCTTACAGTATAGAGCAGGGCAGTCGCCTGCCGACGCTGAGAATGGCGCCTATTGATGTTGCCAAGGCGTGTCAGGCGCTGTTTGAGGTGCAAACCCGATGGCTATTTACCTCGGCAACGCTACAGGTGAATCGCAGCCTGAACCATTTTTGCCGGACATTGGGGCTTAAGGGGGCCAGGGAGCTTATTCTGGACAGCCCTTTTGACTACCGACGCCAGGCAATTTTGTGTGTCCCCAGGGAGCTTGGGGATGTGCGCTCTGAAGGGGATTATCAGTTTCGGCGCCTGCTTGAGGTGTGTGAGCAGGCGATTAATGCGGCCAAGGGCCGAACCTTTATTTTGTTTACCAGTCACAGGATGCTCCAACGGGTGGCGCAGGCGCTTCATGGTCGCAGCCGCTATCCACTCCTGGTGCAAGGCAGCGCCGGCAAGCAGACTCTGCTGAAAAAGTTTCGTCAGCTGGGTAATGCCGTGCTGCTGGGCACTGGCAGTTTTTGGGAAGGCGTGGATGTGCGCGGCAAGTTACTCTCTTGCGTGATAATCGACAAACTGCCCTTTGTGTCTCCGGACGATAATCTCTATCGCGCCAGAGCCGCAGAGATCAGTAAGCGACAGGGTGACCCCTTTATGGAGTTGGCCTTGCCCCAGGCTGTGATAGCACTCAAGCAGGGTGTTGGGAGGCTCATTCGTGACGAGAGCGACCGCGGTGTGTTAATTCTCTGTGATAATCGCATCGTCAATCGCAGTTATGGTCAGGCATTTCTCAACTCCTTGCCGCCCATGTACCGAACCCGCAATTTGCAATCTGCCTTGTCTTTTCTTGAAGGGATAGGTTGA
- the hisG gene encoding ATP phosphoribosyltransferase, with protein MTSNRLRIAIQKSGRLSKESQQLLKNCGVKFTVNEQRLIAHADNMPLDLLRVRDDDIPGLVMDGVVDLGIIGENVLEEEQIERQTLGKPSACNKLRQLDFGACRLSLAVPSEFPYQDAASLEGLRIATSYPNLLRRFMQNKGISYRDCMLKGSVEVAPRAGLADGICDLVSTGATLEANGLYETEVIFRSMACVIQSQQTQTPAKQALIDKLMSRVNGVIRARESKYILLHAPTETLEQIVALLPGAENPTVLPLNDDSNRVAIHAVSTEDLFWDTMEELTKLGASSILVMPIEKMMG; from the coding sequence ATGACTTCAAATCGACTGCGCATCGCCATCCAGAAATCGGGCCGGCTTTCGAAAGAATCACAACAACTGCTGAAAAACTGCGGCGTAAAATTCACCGTTAACGAACAGCGTCTGATAGCCCACGCCGACAATATGCCACTGGATCTGCTGCGGGTGCGTGATGACGACATTCCCGGCTTGGTCATGGATGGCGTGGTCGATTTGGGGATCATTGGCGAGAATGTGCTGGAAGAGGAGCAGATAGAACGGCAGACACTGGGCAAACCTTCGGCCTGCAACAAACTCAGACAACTGGACTTCGGCGCCTGCCGTTTATCGCTGGCGGTACCCAGTGAGTTCCCTTATCAGGACGCCGCCTCACTGGAAGGCTTGCGAATTGCCACCTCCTACCCCAACCTGTTGCGCCGTTTTATGCAAAATAAGGGCATAAGTTATCGCGATTGTATGCTCAAGGGCTCGGTAGAAGTGGCCCCCCGTGCCGGACTCGCCGACGGGATCTGCGATCTGGTTTCCACCGGCGCCACTTTGGAAGCCAATGGCTTGTACGAGACCGAAGTTATCTTCCGCTCTATGGCCTGTGTCATCCAATCACAGCAAACCCAAACCCCGGCCAAACAGGCCTTGATCGACAAGCTGATGAGCCGGGTCAACGGCGTCATCCGTGCCCGGGAAAGCAAATATATCCTGCTGCACGCTCCCACTGAAACCCTGGAGCAGATTGTTGCCCTGCTGCCCGGCGCCGAGAACCCCACAGTGTTGCCGCTCAACGATGACAGCAACCGGGTCGCCATCCACGCGGTCAGCACAGAAGATCTATTCTGGGACACAATGGAAGAGCTGACCAAGCTCGGTGCCAGCTCGATTCTGGTAATGCCAATTGAAAAGATGATGGGGTGA
- the hisD gene encoding histidinol dehydrogenase — translation MQYLVWDKLSESEQVAALQRSSLVSSKALEQSVGEIIEAVAAKGDQALREYSERFDNIPLENIALSQAQIKAAAQDVSPELKDAIKTAMANIDVFHSAQQPQALDINTQAGVRCELRSEPIDSVGLYIPGGSAPLISTVLMLALPARIAGCRRRVLISPAPIDSAIIYAASECGIEEIYQSGGAQAIAALALGTETIAPVDKIFGPGNRYVTEAKRQLSQDPRARVSIDMPAGPSEMLVIADETASPAFVAADLLSQAEHGPDSQVILLSNCESLAKAVIQELDKQLAALPRADIARQALAESRILLLDSLDKAAAVSNCYGPEHLIIQTRSPRALLAQIRAAGSVFLGPYTPESVGDYASGTNHVLPTYGYSRSVSSLSLADFCRRFTVQELSAEGLCALGPSVMTLAQAEQLDAHSNAVALRLASLGVSGSEGSTESVSSSRAPSARMEE, via the coding sequence ATGCAGTATCTGGTATGGGACAAACTGAGCGAAAGCGAGCAGGTCGCTGCACTCCAGCGCTCCTCCCTGGTAAGCAGCAAAGCGCTCGAGCAGAGCGTCGGCGAGATCATTGAGGCCGTCGCCGCCAAGGGAGACCAAGCCCTCAGGGAGTACAGCGAGCGCTTTGATAATATCCCCCTTGAGAATATCGCCCTCAGTCAGGCGCAAATAAAAGCCGCTGCCCAGGACGTTAGCCCTGAGCTCAAAGACGCCATCAAGACCGCCATGGCCAACATAGATGTGTTCCACAGCGCGCAGCAACCCCAGGCTTTGGATATCAATACCCAGGCCGGAGTGCGCTGTGAACTCAGAAGCGAGCCCATAGACAGCGTCGGCCTCTACATACCGGGCGGCAGCGCGCCGCTAATCTCCACTGTGTTGATGCTGGCGCTGCCGGCCCGAATCGCCGGTTGTCGCCGCCGGGTCTTGATAAGCCCGGCTCCGATAGACAGCGCCATCATCTACGCCGCCAGCGAATGCGGCATTGAAGAGATTTACCAATCCGGTGGCGCCCAGGCCATTGCCGCGCTGGCATTGGGCACGGAAACCATAGCGCCGGTGGACAAGATATTTGGCCCGGGCAACCGTTACGTCACCGAAGCCAAGCGCCAGTTGTCCCAGGATCCCAGGGCGCGAGTCAGTATCGACATGCCGGCAGGGCCATCCGAAATGCTGGTCATCGCCGATGAAACTGCGAGTCCAGCCTTTGTGGCGGCCGATCTCCTGTCACAGGCCGAGCACGGTCCCGACTCTCAGGTGATACTGCTCTCTAACTGTGAATCGCTGGCAAAAGCCGTCATCCAAGAGCTGGACAAGCAGCTCGCGGCCCTGCCCCGCGCCGATATTGCCCGCCAAGCATTGGCCGAAAGCCGTATTTTACTGCTCGATTCACTGGATAAGGCCGCAGCCGTTTCCAACTGCTATGGCCCCGAGCACCTGATCATCCAGACCCGCAGCCCAAGAGCGCTGCTGGCACAAATTCGCGCCGCCGGCTCTGTGTTTCTCGGCCCCTACACCCCGGAATCTGTGGGTGATTACGCCAGCGGCACCAACCATGTGCTGCCCACTTACGGCTACAGCCGCTCGGTATCCAGCCTGTCACTGGCGGATTTCTGCCGCCGCTTTACCGTGCAGGAGCTGAGCGCTGAAGGTCTGTGCGCCTTGGGGCCCTCGGTAATGACCCTGGCCCAGGCAGAGCAGCTTGACGCTCACAGCAATGCCGTTGCCCTGCGTCTGGCCTCTCTTGGGGTATCCGGCTCCGAAGGTTCAACCGAGAGTGTTTCATCATCGCGCGCGCCGTCCGCGAGAATGGAGGAATAA